In a single window of the Gossypium hirsutum isolate 1008001.06 chromosome A13, Gossypium_hirsutum_v2.1, whole genome shotgun sequence genome:
- the LOC107954463 gene encoding calcium-dependent protein kinase 1: protein MGNTCVGPSISKNGFFQSVSAVMWPNRSPEGSVSHRKTGNEVASKEPESALPVQSRPPEQMTMPKSETRQETKSKKPKKPKPPHVKRVSSAGLRTESVLQTKTGNFKEYYSLGKKLGQGQFGMTFLCVEKSTGKEYACKSIAKRKLLTDEDVEDVRREIQIMHHLAGHPNVISIKGAYEDAMAVHVVMELCAGGELFDRIIQRGHYTERKAAALTRTIVGVVESCHSLGVMHRDLKPENFLFVNQQEDSLLKTIDFGLSMFFKPGETFTDVVGSPYYVAPEVLQKHYGPEADVWSAGVILYILLSGVPPFWAESEQGIFDQVLHGDLDFESDPWPNISESAKDLVRRMLIRDPKKRLTAHAVLCHPWIQVDGIAPNKPLDFAVLSRLKQFSAMNKLKKMVLRVIAENLSEEEIAGLKEMFKMIDTDNSGQITFEELKAGLKRVGANLKESEIYDLMQAADVDNSGTIDYGEFVAATLHLNKIEREDHLFAAFSYFDKDGSGYITPDELQQACEEFGIEDVRLEEMIHEVDQDNDGRIDYNEFVAMMQKGHVTTNAGSAGAGKEGLQHSFGIGFREAFKL, encoded by the exons ATGGGTAATACTTGTGTAGGACCAAGCATTTCGAAAAATGGGTTTTTCCAATCGGTTTCAGCTGTAATGTGGCCGAACCGATCACCTGAGGGCTCGGTTTCTCATAGGAAAACTGGTAATGAAGTAGCATCTAAAGAACCTGAATCAGCATTACCGGTTCAAAGCAGACCTCCAGAACAAATGACAATGCCGAAATCGGAGACTAGGCAAGAGACTAAATCCAAAAAACCGAAAAAACCTAAGCCTCCTCATGTGAAGAGGGTGTCTAGTGCAGGGTTGAGGACTGAGTCAGTGTTACAAACAAAGACTGGAAATTTCAAGGAATACTATAGCTTGGGGAAAAAATTAGGACAAGGTCAATTCGGGATGACTTTCCTTTGTGTGGAGAAGTCAACAGGAAAAGAATATGCTTGCAAATCGATTGCGAAGAGAAAGTTATTAACTGATGAGGATGTTGAGGATGTGAGAAGAGAAATTCAAATAATGCATCACTTGGCAGGGCATCctaatgttatatcaataaaaGGTGCTTATGAGGATGCAATGGCGGTTCATGTTGTTATGGAATTATGTGCTGGTGGAGAGCTTTTCGATAGAATCATTCAACGTGGACATTATACGGAACGAAAGGCAGCTGCACTTACAAGGACTATAGTTGGGGTTGTGGAATCTTGTCATTCTTTAGGGGTTATGCATAGAGACCTTAAACCGGAGAATTTTCTTTTTGTTAACCAGCAAGAGGATTCGCTTCTTAAGACGATTGATTTCGGATTATCGATGTTCTTTAAGCCAG GTGAAACATTTACGGATGTGGTTGGAAGTCCGTACTACGTTGCCCCAGAAGTTTTACAAAAGCATTACGGTCCCGAAGCTGATGTTTGGAGTGCAGGAGTAATACTTTACATTCTCTTAAGTGGCGTTCCTCCCTTTTGGGCTG AAAGTGAGCAAGGTATATTCGACCAAGTCTTGCATGGTGACCTCGATTTTGAGTCAGATCCTTGGCCTAACATCTCTGAAAGTGCAAAAGACTTGGTGAGAAGAATGCTCATTCGAGACCCCAAGAAACGGTTAACTGCACATGCTGTTTTAT GTCACCCTTGGATACAGGTTGATGGTATTGCACCCAACAAGCCCCTTGATTTTGCGGTTTTAAGTCGTTTGAAGCAATTTTCGGCAATGAATAAGCTCAAGAAAATGGTGCTTAGG GTGATTGCGGAGAATCTCTCTGAAGAAGAAATAGCCGGCCTCAAAGAAATGTTCAAGATGATAGACACGGACAACAGTGGTCAAATCACCTTCGAAGAACTTAAAGCTGGACTCAAAAGAGTTGGAGCTAATCTTAAGGAGTCTGAAATTTATGATCTTATGCAGGCA GCTGATGTAGATAATAGCGGCACAATTGATTATGGGGAATTCGTAGCTGCTACACTGCACCTAAACAAAATCGAGAGAGAAGATCATTTATTTGCTGCATTTTCCTACTTTGATAAGGATGGTAGTGGTTATATCACTCCCGATGAACTCCAACAAGCATGTGAAGAGTTTGGCATAGAGGATGTTCGACTTGAAGAAATGATCCATGAAGTCGATCAAGATAAT GATGGACGCATAGACTACAACGAGTTTGTAGCCATGATGCAGAAAGGACATGTCACCACAAATGCTGGCAGTGCTGGTGCTGGTAAGGAAGGCTTACAACATAGTTTTGGTATTGGATTTAGAGAAGCATTTAAACTTTAG
- the LOC107954461 gene encoding uncharacterized protein At3g28850, translating into MKSVKGKFLKKLKSIKPVGYLKPDRVLQVFAIDGFIDSYTKTPNPNEQAKLFTKEFEEQEIIKENQPEIIDVEELMKDLESDEDEDEDGEEEDDDKENIRPNIEKENVDCSRQNCSTTAVPLSEIDVSSFRRPDLNSCTLFDPNLLAAFERAVKEHMKMNEEIHHVEKKPRIEEKEEEEEEEEEEEEEEEEEERDPLLAFEEKCPAGGDGSVILYTTTLKGIRKTFEDCNSVRFLLESFRVIFYERDISMHSEYKEELWRILGGKVMPPRLFIKGRYIGGADEVLTLHEQGKLKVLFNGIPLDTCNGACEGCGGVRFVLCFVCNGSHKIIGDDGMSSECMKCNENGLIVCPLCC; encoded by the coding sequence atgaagagtGTGAAaggaaaattcttgaagaagctGAAATCAATCAAACCAGTTGGTTACCTAAAGCCAGATCGTGTTCTTCAAGTGTTTGCCATTGATGGGTTTATTGATTCTTATACGAAAACACCGAATCCCAATGAACAAGCCAAGTTGTTCACCAAAGAATTTGAGGAGCaagaaattattaaagaaaacCAGCCTGAAATCATCGATGTAGAAGAGCTAATGAAAGATCTTGAATCTGACGAAGACGAAGATGAAGATGGGGAAGAAGAAGATGACGACAAAGAGAATATTAGGCCAAATATTGAGAAAGAGAATGTGGATTGTAGTCGGCAGAATTGCTCCACCACCGCCGTTCCGTTATCGGAGATCGATGTGTCGTCATTCCGGAGACCGGATTTGAATTCTTGTACGCTCTTCGATCCTAACTTATTAGCTGCATTTGAACGAGCTGTGAAAGAACATATGAAGATGAATGAAGAGATCCATCATGTCGAGAAAAAACCAAGAATcgaggaaaaagaagaagaagaagaagaagaagaagaagaagaagaagaagaagaagaagaagaaagagaccCTTTATTAGCGTTCGAAGAGAAGTGTCCAGCCGGCGGCGATGGGTCGGTCATACTTTACACGACGACACTCAAAGGTATACGAAAGACCTTCGAGGATTGCAATAGTGTTCGGTTCTTACTCGAAAGTTTCAGAGTGATATTCTACGAAAGAGATATATCAATGCATAGTGAATATAAAGAAGAACTATGGAGGATTTTGGGTGGGAAAGTGATGCCACCGAGGCTTTTCATAAAGGGTAGATACATTGGTGGAGCTGATGAGGTACTTACATTACATGAACAAGGGAAGCTTAAGGTGCTTTTCAATGGTATCCCTTTGGATACTTGTAATGGAGCTTGTGAAGGGTGTGGTGGTGTTAGGTTTGTGCTTTGTTTCGTATGTAATGGTAGTCATAAGATCATTGGTGATGATGGGATGTCAAGTGAATGCATGAAGTGTAATGAGAATGGTTTGATTGTTTGCCCTCTTTGCTGCTGA
- the LOC107954464 gene encoding fasciclin-like arabinogalactan protein 15 precursor (The RefSeq protein has 4 substitutions compared to this genomic sequence) — translation MEIMGFSLLFKFLLLLSGFGVSMALQETPLVAKNLGQISSNSVLVALLDSHYTELAELVEKALLLQSLEESVGKHNITIFAPKNEALERNLDPEFKRFLLEPGNLKSLQTLLLYHIVPTRIEPHSWPNSTSGSIIHRTLSNHNVELSSEDSMGVKFIGSAKVINPNAVNRPDGVIHGIEQLLIPQSVQQDFNSRRNLRSISAVKPEGAPEVDPRTHRLKKPAPPVKPGSPPVLPIYDAMAPGPSLAPAPAPGPGGPHHHFNGMRQVKDFIQTLIQYGGYNEMADILVNLTSLATEMGRLVSEGYVLTVLAPNDEAMAKLTTDQLSEPGAPEQIIYYHIIPEYQTEESMYNTVRRFGKVSYDTLRLPHKVSAQEADGSVKFGHADGSAYLFDPDIYTDGRISVQGIDGVLFPPEEKTKEEKKTIQVATAKPRKGKLLEVACKMLVAIGQNSHFSTCQI, via the exons ATGGAGATAATGGGTTTTTCGTTGCTCTTCAAGTTCCTTCTCTTGCTCTCTGGCTTTGGGGTTTCAATGGCGTTACAAGAAACCCCATTGGTGGCTAAAAACTTGGGTCAAATCAGTTCTAACTCGGTGCTTGTGGCCTTGTTAGACTCGCATTATACGGAGCTTGCTGAATTAGTGGAGAAAGCTTTGTTGTTACAAAGCTTAGAAGAGTCTGTGGGAAAGCATAATATTACCATTTTTGCTCCTAAGAATGAAGCTCTTGAAAGGAATCTAGACCCTGAATTCAAGCGGTTTTTGTTGGAACCTGGTAATCTTAAATCCTTACAAACTCTATTGCTTTATCACATTGTGCCGACTAGGATTGAGCCACATTCATGGCCTAATTCAACATCGGGATCGATCATTCACCGTACGTTATCAAATCACAATGTTGAGCTCTCGAGTGAAGATTCAATGGGGGTTAAATTCATTGGTAGCGCTAAGGTTATTAACCCAAATGCTGTGAACCGTCCAGATGGGGTTATCCATGGCATCGAACAGTTACTAATCCCTCAATCAGTACAACAAGATTTCAACAGTCGGAGAAATCTCCGTTCAATCTCCGCCGTGAAACCAGAAGGTGCGCCCGAAGTTGATCCAAGAACCCACCGCTTGAAGAAACCGGCCCCGCCAGTGAAACCCGGTTCACCACCCGTTCTTCCGATTTACGACGCAATGGCTCCAGGTCCATCACTAGCCCCGGCACCAGCTCCAGGACCCGGTGGACCTCACCATCATTTCAACGGAATGAGGCAAGTCAAAGATTTCATTCAAACACTAATTCAATATGGTGGGTACAATGAAATGGCTGATATATTAGTGAATTTAACATCATTAGCCACTGAAATGGGTCGGTTAGTTTCCGAGGGTTACGTTTTAACTGTATTAGCACCCAACGATGAAGCCATGGCTAAGTTAACCACCGATCAATTAAGCGAACCCGGTGCACCGGAACAAATCATTTATTATCACATAATCCCGGAGTACCAAACCGAAGAAAGTATGTACAATACAGTGAGAAGATTCGGGAAAGTATCGTACGATACATTGAGGTTACCACACAAAGTATCAGCTCAAGAAGCTGATGGTTCTGTTAAATTCGGGCACGCCGATGGATCCGCTTATTTGTTCGACCCGGACATTTATACCGACGGAAGGATCTCGGTGCAAGGAATCGACGGTGTACTTTTCCCGCCTGAAGAGAAAactaaagaagaaaagaagactATCAAAGTTGCTACAGCGAAACCCAGAAGAG GCAAGTTGCTTGAAGTTGCATGCAGAATGCTTGTGGCAATTGGTCAAGATTCTCATTTTAGCACATGCCAAATATAA
- the LOC107954465 gene encoding protein RBL, with amino-acid sequence MNAPIIDPLQGDFPEVIEEYLEHGLMKCIAFNRRGTLLAAGCSDGSCVIWDFETRGIAKELKDRDCSAAITSVCWSKYGHRILVSAADKSLTLWDVVSGQKVTRIVLQQTPLQARLHPGSSMPSVCLACPLSSAPVIVDFSTGDTTALPVTVPDMGNVVAPPSRNKFPDGAPYTLTAACFNKNGDLVYVGNSKGEILIIDHKNVKVLAMVPISSGAVVKNIVFSRNGQHLLTNSSDRIIRIYENILPLKDGLGALHDLNKTIKEEDTLENLKAVGSKCLVLFREFQDSITKTHWKAPCFSGDGEWVISASASKGEHKFYIWDRAGHLVKILEGPKEQLIDLAWHPVHPIIVSVSLTGLVYIWAKDYTENWSAFAPDFKELEENEEYVEREDEFDLVPETEKVKESDINEDDEVDIVTVEKDPFSDSDMSQDELCFFPATPCPDDPQQQDKCVGSSSKLIDSNHSGSPLSEENGQNGQNGQAVHNASSPLEEDTAGGNQLKRKRKLSEKGLELQAEKVRKPMKPLKSTGRSSKTKNKSVVDQDSGNGLYADDGSDDY; translated from the exons CTGGATGCTCTGATGGAAGTTGTGTAATTTGGGATTTTGAGACCAGGGGCATTGCAAAGGAGCTTAAGGATAGAGACTGTTCCGCTGCTATAACAAGTGTCTGCTGGTCAAAGTATGGTCATAGGATTCTAGTGTCTGCCGCTGACAAGTCATTAACACTTTGGGATGTAGTTAGTGGTCAGAAGGTTACGCGTATCGTTCTGCAACAAACGCCTCTACAAGCTCGTTTACATCCTGGTTCTTCAATGCCATCTGTCTGCTTAGCTTGCCCCCTGTCATCTGCTCCAGTGATTGTTGACTTCAGTACTGGAGATACAACTGCACTCCCAGTCACCGTTCCTGATATGGGAAATGTTGTTGCTCCTCCTTCACGCAACAAGTTCCCTGATGGAGCTCCTTACACATTGACGGCCGCATGCTTTAACAAGAATGGAGATCTGGTATATGTGGGGAACTCGAAAGGTGAAATACTTATAATTGATCACAAAAACGTTAAAGTGCTTGCTATGGTTCCAATTTCTAGTGGCGCTGTTGTCAAGAACATTGTTTTCAGCAGAAATGGGCAGCATCTCCTTACTAATTCAAGTGATCGAATTATCAGGATTTATGAAAATATTCTGCCTTTGAAAGATGGGCTTGGAGCTCTTCATGACCTTAACAAGACCATCAAAGAGGAAGATACTCTTGAGAATCTGAAGGCAGTTGGATCCAAATGCTTAGTTCTTTTTCGAGAGTTTCAGGATTCAATCACAAAGACACATTGGAAAGCACCTTGTTTTAGTGGTGACGGTGAGTGGGTAATATCTGCTTCTGCTAGCAAAGGAGAGCATAAGTTCTACATATGGGACAGGGCTGGTCATCTTGTAAAAATCCTTGAAGGTCCAAAGGAACAACTGATTGATTTAGCATGGCATCCTGTCCACCCTATTATTGTCTCTGTTTCCTTGACTGGCTTGGTTTATATTTGGGCTAAAGACTACACTGAAAACTGGAGTGCATTTGCTCCTGATTTCAAAGAGCTTGAAGAAAATGAGGAGTATGTAGAACGAGAAGATGAATTTGATCTGGTGCCTGAAACTGAAAAG GTGAAAGAATCTGATATAAATGAAGATGATGAAGTTGATATTGTGACAGTGGAGAAGGATCCGTTCAGTGATTCTGATATGTCACAGGATGAGTTATGTTTCTTTCCTGCAACTCCTTGTCCTGATGATCCCCAACAGCAGGACAAGTGTGTGGGAAGTTCATCAAAGTTGATTGATAGCAATCACTCCGGATCCCCTCTCTCAGAAGAGAATGGACAGAATGGGCAAAATGGACAAGCAGTCCACAATGCTTCAAGTCCACTCGAAG AGGACACGGCTGGAGGCAATCAGTTGAAAAGAAAACGGAAGCTTTCAGAGAAGGGGTTGGAGTTACAGGCAGAGAAGGTCAGGAAGCCCATGAAACCCTTGAAATCTACTGGTAGGTCatcgaaaacaaaaaataaatccgTTGTTGATCAGGATTCTGGAAATGGCTTATATGCTGACGATGGCTCTGATGATTACTAG